The genomic interval GGCGATGCAGGCGCTCCACGAGATTGAGCGTCTCGAGATAGTACTTGGCTTCCACGCGCGTGCTCTCGAGCACCGCGGTCTGCGGCTTCGTGAATGCTGTCATCGTCTTCCTTCCGCTTTTTGCGGAAGCCCACCTTTGTTATAATGGCAGACTAGGAGCGATTTCTTAAAAGGCGGTAAAAGTCGCCGCACCGCAGCGCATTATTGCTGCCGTGACAGCTCGCGCGCCACGATCACGCGCATGATCTCGTTGGTGCCCTCCAGGATCTGATGCACGCGCAGGTCGCGGACATGGCGCTCGGCCGGAAAGTCCTTCAGATAGCCGTAGCCGCCGTGCAATTGCAGGGCATCGTTGGCGATTTTGAAGCCGGTGTCGGTGGCGAAGCGCTTGGCCATGGCGCACAGCATGGTCGCGGCCGGGTCGCGCCGGTCCAGCGCCGCCGCGGCGCTGCGGATCATCAGGCGCGACGCTTCGAGTTCCGTCGCCATGTCGGCGAGCTTGAACTGGCTGGCCTGGAAATCGGCGATCGCGCGGCCGAACTGCTTGCGGTCCTTCGCATAGGCGAGCGCCTCTTCCAGTGCGGCGCGCGCGGTGCCGACCGAGCAGGCGCCGATATTGATCCGCCCGCCGTCCAGACCCATCATCGCGATGCGGAAGCCCTCGCCTTCGCCGCCGATGCGGTTGGCGATGGGCACGCGGCAATCCTCGAAAATCACCTGGGCGGTGGGCTGGCTGTTCCAGCCCATCTTGCGCTCCTTTTTGCCGAAGGAAAGGCCGGGCGTGCCTTTTTCCACCACGACGCAGGAGACGCCCTTGGGGCCGTCCTCGCCGGTGCGCACCATGCAGACATAGACGTCCGAAACGCCGGCGCCGGAGATGAAGGCCTTGGCGCCGTTGAGGACGTAGCTGTCGCCGTCCCTGACGGCGCGCGTCTTCAGGCTCGCCGCGTCGGAGCCCGCGCCCGGCTCGGTCAGGCAATAGCTGGCGATCTTTTCCATCGTGGTCATCTTCGGCAGCAAGCGCCTGCGCTGCTCCTCGTTGCCGAAGCGGTCGATCATCCAGGACGCCATGTTGTGGATGGAGATGAAGGCGGCGGTCGAGGTGCAGCCGGCAGACAGCTCCTCCATGATGATCGCGGCGTCGAGCCGGCTCAGCTCGGAGCCGCCGACATCGGATT from Rhizomicrobium sp. carries:
- a CDS encoding isobutyryl-CoA dehydrogenase, translated to MDFALNEDQRAVEDAARRFARDRLTPFAAEWDAEEFFPVETLREAAALGFAGIYVKSDVGGSELSRLDAAIIMEELSAGCTSTAAFISIHNMASWMIDRFGNEEQRRRLLPKMTTMEKIASYCLTEPGAGSDAASLKTRAVRDGDSYVLNGAKAFISGAGVSDVYVCMVRTGEDGPKGVSCVVVEKGTPGLSFGKKERKMGWNSQPTAQVIFEDCRVPIANRIGGEGEGFRIAMMGLDGGRINIGACSVGTARAALEEALAYAKDRKQFGRAIADFQASQFKLADMATELEASRLMIRSAAAALDRRDPAATMLCAMAKRFATDTGFKIANDALQLHGGYGYLKDFPAERHVRDLRVHQILEGTNEIMRVIVARELSRQQ